A segment of the Hallerella succinigenes genome:
GCTGACAACAAGAAAGAGCAGGAACGGGCAGAGCTGCACCGCGCCATCTGGAACATCGCCAACGACCTTCGCGGTTCAATCGACGGATGGGACTTCAAGCAATATGTACTTGGGATGCTCTTTTACCGATATATATCCGAAAACTTGACGAACTACATCAACCAATCGGAAAGGGAATCGGGAGACAAGGATTTCAATTACGCCGACTTGAACGACATGGATGCAAAACAAGCAAAAGATCAGATGGTTCAGGAAAAAGGCTTCTTTATGTTGCCGAGCCACCTCTTTTGCAACGTACTGAAAAAAGCAGAAAAAGACGAAAACCTGAACATAACTTTGGAAGGGGTCTTCAAATACGTGGAAGAATCCGCCAAGGGTACGGCTTCCGAAGAAGACTTTGCCGGGCTTTTCGATGATTTTGACGTAAACAGCAATAAGCTCGGAAAAACGGTCGCACAAAAATGCGATAAGCTGGTGAAGCTGATGAAGGGCGTTGCCGAAATGAAATTGGGCAGCTACCAGGACAACACGATAGACGCCTTCGGTGATGCCTACGAATTTCTAATGTCCATGTACGCAAGCAATGCGGGGAAATCAGGCGGAGAATTTTTCACGCCGCAAGAAGTTTCCGAGCTGCTGGTACGCATCGCCGTTTACGGCAAGAAGAACATCAAGAAAATTTATGACCCTGCAAGCGGTTCGGGTTCCCTGCTGCTGAAAGCCCGTAAAGTTCTTGGACCTAATGGAGTGCGCAAGGGCTTCTTCGGGCAGGAAATCAACCTTACGACATACAACCTTTGCCGCATCAACATGTTCTTACATGATGTGGGCTACGAAAAATTCGACATTGCTCTTGGCGACACCCTAACCGACCCGAAGCATTGGGACGAAGAACCTTTTGAAGCAATCGTCTCCAATCCGCCATATTCCATCAAATGGGCGGGCGATAGCGATGCGACCCTGATAAACGACCCGCGTTACGCGCCGGCCGGTGTTCTCGCTCCGAAATCCAAAGCGGACCTCGCTTTCGTAATGCACATTCTCAAATGGCTGTCGACCGACGGAACTGCTGCCGTGGTGTGCTTCCCTGGCATAATGTATCGCGGCGGCGCAGAACAGAAAATTCGCCAATATCTTGTTGATAACAACTTTGTTGATTGTATCATCCAGTTGCCCGACAACCTTTTCTTTGGAACGAGCATCGCAACGTGCATTATGGTGCTCAAGAAAAACAAGGCCGACAACAAAATTCTTTTCCTCGATGCAAGTAATGAATGCGTCAAAGTGACAAATTCCAATAAGCTCACAGACGAAAACATCGAAAACATTATAGGGAACTGGGCTAACCGCAAGAACAAGAAACATATCGCAAAGCTCGTTACAATCGACGATGTTGCCGAACAGGATTACAACCTTTCTGTCTCAACATACGTGGAACAGAAAGATACGCGTGAACAAGTTGACATC
Coding sequences within it:
- a CDS encoding type I restriction-modification system subunit M, whose amino-acid sequence is MADNKKEQERAELHRAIWNIANDLRGSIDGWDFKQYVLGMLFYRYISENLTNYINQSERESGDKDFNYADLNDMDAKQAKDQMVQEKGFFMLPSHLFCNVLKKAEKDENLNITLEGVFKYVEESAKGTASEEDFAGLFDDFDVNSNKLGKTVAQKCDKLVKLMKGVAEMKLGSYQDNTIDAFGDAYEFLMSMYASNAGKSGGEFFTPQEVSELLVRIAVYGKKNIKKIYDPASGSGSLLLKARKVLGPNGVRKGFFGQEINLTTYNLCRINMFLHDVGYEKFDIALGDTLTDPKHWDEEPFEAIVSNPPYSIKWAGDSDATLINDPRYAPAGVLAPKSKADLAFVMHILKWLSTDGTAAVVCFPGIMYRGGAEQKIRQYLVDNNFVDCIIQLPDNLFFGTSIATCIMVLKKNKADNKILFLDASNECVKVTNSNKLTDENIENIIGNWANRKNKKHIAKLVTIDDVAEQDYNLSVSTYVEQKDTREQVDIKKLNADLAEIVKREDELRRAIDKIVKDLEK